The Canis lupus familiaris isolate Mischka breed German Shepherd chromosome X, alternate assembly UU_Cfam_GSD_1.0, whole genome shotgun sequence genome has a segment encoding these proteins:
- the LOC119868218 gene encoding protein ARMCX6-like yields the protein MGRAREVGWMAAGLMIGAGACYCVYKLTIGRDDSDKSEEEEEEWDDDQELDEEEPDLWFDFTTMARPWSEDGDWTEPGAPGGTEDRPSGGGKANRTYPVKQRPFPYEHKNTWSTQSFRNFSCILDLSRHPFIQGKMWFAQLKDAGFSFSHDINSHLASLPIVGNTILTPHPAIKEKALCALDNLNASVENQGQIKMYVNEVCRETVSHCCNSFLQQAGLNLLISMTVINNMLAKPISDVKFPLISEGSECAEVQVLKLLIGLSEKPVLAGELLGAQMLLSFTSLFIRNANRQVLPQTLAS from the coding sequence ATGGGCCGGGCTCGGGAAGTAGGTTGGATGGCAGCAGGACTGATGATTGGGGCTGGTGCCTGCTACTGTGTTTACAAACTAACCATAGGAAGAGATGATAGTGACAagtcagaggaggaggaagaggaatgggATGATGACCAGGAGCTGGATGAGGAGGAACCTGACCTTTGGTTTGATTTCACAACTATGGCTCGGCCCTGGAGTGAGGATGGGGATTGGACTGAACCTGGGGCCCCTGGTGGAACCGAGGACAGGCCCTCAGGTGGGGGCAAGGCCAACCGAACATACCCAGTAAAACAGCGCCCATTCCCCTATGAACATAAAAATACTTGGAGTACTCAAAGCTTTAGAAATTTCAGCTGTATTCTTGACCTCTCCAGGCATCCTTTCATTCAGGGAAAAATGTGGTTTGCTCAGCTCAAGGATGCTGGGTTTTCATTTAGCCACGATATCAATAGTCATTTGGCCAGTCTCCCCATTGTTGGAAACACGAtcctcactccccaccctgcTATTAAGGAGAAGGCTTTATGTGCTCTGGATAACTTGAATGCAAGTGTTGAAAATCAGGGCCAGATTAAGATGTACGTCAATGAAGTGTGTCGGGAGACTGTGTCACATTGCTGCAACTCATTTCTGCAGCAGGCCGGATTAAATTTGTTAATAAGCATGACAGTTATTAATAACATGCTTGCCAAGCCCATTTCAGACGTGAAGTTTCCTTTGATATCAGAGGGAAGTGAATGTGCTGAGGTTCAGGTTTTGAAACTGTTGATAGGTTTGTCTGAAAAGCCTGTCTTGGCAGGGGAATTGCTGGGGGCCCAAATGCTGCTCTCCTTCACGTCCCTCTTTATCAGGAACGCCAACAGACAGGTTCTCCCGCAAACCCTGGCCTCTTAA